In Aureibaculum algae, the following are encoded in one genomic region:
- a CDS encoding helix-turn-helix domain-containing protein: MHSQQLIEIIKARRDMLNVTQEMLADLSGVGLRTLKQFESGKGNPTFETLQKLGNALGMELTFTVKDVTKK, translated from the coding sequence ATGCACTCACAACAGTTAATAGAAATTATAAAAGCACGTAGAGATATGCTAAATGTAACCCAAGAGATGCTTGCAGATCTTTCTGGTGTTGGTTTACGTACCCTCAAACAATTTGAAAGCGGTAAAGGCAACCCAACTTTTGAAACCTTACAAAAGCTTGGTAACGCATTGGGTATGGAACTCACCTTTACAGTTAAAGATGTAACTAAAAAATAA
- a CDS encoding HipA N-terminal domain-containing protein yields the protein MRQAEVLYKKEAAGLLMQLDDGSFVFTYYDYWFNNADKPAISLTLPKTQQEFTSKYLFSTFYNMLPEGSNKQTVCFENRIDKKDHFGILLTTAKYDTIGAITIKRITN from the coding sequence ATGAGACAAGCAGAGGTGTTATACAAAAAAGAAGCTGCAGGGTTGTTAATGCAATTAGATGATGGTAGTTTTGTGTTTACCTATTACGACTATTGGTTTAATAATGCAGATAAACCCGCTATTAGTTTGACCTTACCCAAAACGCAACAAGAATTTACCTCAAAATATCTGTTTTCAACTTTTTATAATATGTTGCCAGAAGGGTCTAACAAACAAACGGTTTGTTTTGAGAATCGAATAGATAAAAAAGACCATTTTGGCATCTTACTTACTACTGCAAAATACGATACTATTGGAGCAATAACCATTAAAAGAATAACGAACTAA
- a CDS encoding type II toxin-antitoxin system HipA family toxin yields the protein MALPKIKYCPGTLAANYTSYSNTILKRLFQGRKVSPILPYDSPTNNEQTDMLFTANRKRMSISGVQEKFSVLLEKNKLRLIDEGEQGQYILKPIPNVGKNASQMPANEHVTMQIARQVFQMETAENALIFFKNGAAAYITKRFDVKDDGNKWAQEDFASLAGRTPQTHGEDFKYSGNYVELFQILKKYTPAYTIESIKLFKLILFNYLFSNGDAHFKNFSLIETPMGDFRLSPAYDLLNSRLHIEDKEFALDDGLLPPNIAQGKITEQFFILGEKAGILKQQVNKVFSDVLSKQNEVHTLIEASFLNEKAKRNYTQAYQTRLKKLTR from the coding sequence ATGGCTTTACCAAAAATAAAATATTGTCCAGGTACGCTTGCAGCAAATTATACTAGCTATAGTAACACTATATTAAAACGTTTGTTTCAAGGAAGAAAAGTTAGTCCAATATTACCTTACGATTCGCCAACAAACAATGAACAAACAGATATGTTGTTCACAGCAAACAGAAAACGCATGTCTATTTCTGGTGTTCAAGAAAAATTCTCGGTCTTACTAGAAAAAAATAAATTGCGTTTAATAGATGAAGGAGAACAAGGACAATACATTTTAAAACCAATTCCTAACGTTGGTAAAAACGCCAGCCAAATGCCAGCAAACGAGCATGTAACTATGCAAATTGCACGTCAGGTATTTCAAATGGAAACCGCAGAAAATGCACTCATTTTTTTTAAAAATGGTGCTGCTGCATATATTACAAAACGTTTTGATGTTAAAGATGATGGCAATAAATGGGCTCAAGAAGATTTTGCTTCTTTAGCTGGCAGAACACCACAAACACATGGCGAAGATTTTAAATATTCTGGTAACTACGTTGAACTTTTTCAAATATTAAAAAAGTATACACCTGCTTATACTATAGAATCTATCAAATTATTTAAGCTGATACTCTTTAACTATTTATTCTCGAATGGAGATGCACATTTTAAAAACTTTTCATTAATTGAAACACCTATGGGTGATTTCAGATTAAGTCCTGCTTATGATTTGTTAAATAGTAGATTACACATAGAAGATAAAGAATTTGCGTTAGATGATGGCTTATTGCCGCCTAATATAGCACAGGGAAAAATTACAGAGCAGTTTTTTATCTTAGGAGAAAAAGCTGGTATTTTAAAACAACAAGTAAACAAAGTGTTTTCCGATGTATTGTCTAAACAAAATGAAGTGCATACATTAATTGAAGCCTCTTTTTTAAATGAAAAAGCAAAACGAAATTACACACAAGCCTATCAGACAAGATTAAAAAAACTAACCCGTTAA